One region of bacterium genomic DNA includes:
- a CDS encoding IS5 family transposase, whose protein sequence is MRPSPPRKGGDRIGPTRRGNGSKVMLVTDGKGTPLGLHVDSASPGETTLLETVLDDVRVPRTRLPRLIADRGYDSDPLRRVLRRRGTQLIAPHRISRTRSAPQDGRPLRRYRRRWIVERTFAWLHRFRRLVVRYEYYAVMFLAFLHVACLIIALRRL, encoded by the coding sequence CGACCTTCGCCTCCGCGAAAGGGGGGCGACAGGATCGGCCCCACCCGTCGGGGCAATGGCTCGAAGGTGATGCTCGTCACCGACGGCAAGGGGACGCCGTTGGGACTGCATGTCGACAGCGCCTCGCCGGGTGAGACCACGCTTTTGGAAACCGTTCTCGATGATGTCCGTGTCCCGCGGACGCGTCTTCCCCGATTGATTGCCGACCGGGGTTACGACAGTGATCCGCTGCGCCGAGTCCTGAGGCGACGCGGCACACAACTGATCGCCCCACACCGCATCTCGCGCACACGCTCCGCCCCTCAGGACGGGCGACCGTTGCGCCGGTACCGGCGACGCTGGATTGTCGAACGCACCTTCGCGTGGTTGCATCGGTTCCGTCGTCTGGTTGTCCGCTACGAATACTACGCGGTGATGTTCCTGGCGTTCCTTCACGTCGCCTGCCTCATCATCGCACTCAGGAGGTTATGA
- a CDS encoding type II toxin-antitoxin system death-on-curing family toxin — MKRRSYYPISTLIAESKLEADVALLMLMEAGVQVLNVCDCVPGSQIDRVREVLGIAPQGLVPSKYTIQSLACRSQQSEEVVREILHRAKILRKRRLSRIPRAMLSDAEIALGIRLKPSTGSSMVSKSSEFFKADRLLTSRPLTDATKVERHKKSSPDWQLIGRPQELAYLSSAEVAEIHARLVNDFASSRDPIDPPGVRSIDLLESAVHRPKTCLGEADKYPSVAMAGAALVHSIVLNHPFHNGNKRAALVSLLVFLDKNSWIFTATEDEIYDFLLRLADHNLLQKDGEQVIGADPETQYCAFWINRRIRQVQRHEHPLQFRQLRQILERYQCSLANPSKGNRINITRGHLTTQIHYQDEGSDVPKETVHKVRKELELDESHGYDSGIFYVAGEHISEFINTYRQLLRKLAKV; from the coding sequence ATGAAGAGGCGAAGCTACTACCCCATTAGCACATTAATCGCGGAATCCAAACTGGAGGCCGACGTTGCCTTGCTTATGTTGATGGAGGCGGGCGTTCAAGTTCTTAATGTCTGCGATTGCGTCCCCGGTTCCCAGATCGACCGTGTTCGGGAAGTGCTCGGAATCGCCCCGCAGGGTCTAGTACCTTCGAAGTACACGATTCAGAGCTTGGCTTGCCGATCACAGCAGTCGGAAGAAGTTGTCCGCGAAATTCTGCATCGGGCAAAGATACTGAGGAAACGACGGCTCTCCAGGATTCCGCGAGCGATGCTCTCTGATGCTGAGATCGCCCTCGGAATCAGACTCAAACCATCGACCGGCTCATCCATGGTGAGCAAAAGCTCCGAATTCTTCAAAGCTGACCGACTGCTCACTTCTCGACCATTAACCGATGCAACAAAGGTTGAGAGACACAAGAAGAGCTCACCAGATTGGCAGTTGATCGGTAGACCTCAGGAATTGGCATACTTGAGCTCGGCCGAGGTCGCCGAAATCCACGCTCGGCTTGTGAACGACTTTGCCTCATCTCGCGACCCTATTGATCCACCTGGCGTACGGAGCATTGATCTGCTGGAATCGGCCGTACATCGACCGAAGACTTGCCTCGGAGAAGCGGACAAGTATCCTTCAGTCGCGATGGCCGGTGCCGCGTTAGTTCACTCGATCGTTTTGAATCACCCATTTCACAACGGAAATAAGCGTGCGGCGCTCGTTTCGTTGCTGGTCTTTCTTGATAAGAATTCGTGGATATTCACTGCCACTGAGGACGAAATCTACGATTTCCTACTCAGACTGGCGGATCACAATCTGCTTCAGAAAGATGGTGAGCAAGTAATCGGAGCCGATCCGGAGACGCAGTATTGCGCATTTTGGATTAATAGGCGAATTCGCCAAGTCCAACGACATGAACACCCTCTCCAGTTCAGACAGCTACGACAAATCCTAGAGCGGTACCAATGCAGCTTAGCAAATCCCTCGAAAGGGAATCGAATCAACATCACGAGAGGCCATCTGACCACTCAAATCCACTATCAGGACGAAGGCAGTGATGTGCCGAAAGAAACGGTACACAAAGTAAGAAAAGAGCTGGAACTCGACGAATCTCACGGGTACGACTCTGGAATTTTCTATGTCGCGGGTGAACACATTTCAGAATTCATAAACACATACCGACAATTGCTTCGAAAGCTCGCTAAGGTCTAG